The following are encoded together in the Dehalococcoidia bacterium genome:
- a CDS encoding metallophosphoesterase family protein, with product MRIGIVSDIHCNIAGLDCALAAMGDVDELICAGDAIYQFRFSNEVAARLRERDARIIQGNHEETFFSRDGVRAQAAPWIQADLRDFLSAQPLDLRVQVNGKRLLVVHGSPFDPHREYVYPNSPTLRRCAEIDDAEIVILGHTHYQMAERVGRVLVINPGSAGEPRDPRNDFQLSFAILDTQTDEVQFGNFADPTRAVSASSDIHMTAWQPQGGTTGYGYDQAPKAGHDPWNGSLNV from the coding sequence ATGAGAATCGGTATCGTTTCGGACATCCACTGCAATATCGCCGGGCTGGACTGCGCCCTGGCGGCGATGGGCGACGTGGACGAGCTGATCTGCGCCGGCGACGCGATCTACCAGTTCCGCTTCTCCAACGAGGTCGCGGCGCGGCTGCGCGAGCGTGACGCCCGCATCATCCAGGGCAACCATGAAGAGACGTTCTTCAGCCGCGATGGCGTGCGCGCCCAGGCCGCGCCCTGGATCCAGGCCGACCTGCGCGACTTCCTCAGCGCCCAGCCGCTCGACCTGCGCGTGCAGGTGAACGGCAAGCGGTTGCTGGTCGTGCACGGCAGCCCCTTCGATCCGCACCGCGAGTACGTCTATCCCAACAGCCCCACGCTGCGCCGCTGCGCCGAGATCGACGACGCCGAGATCGTCATCCTCGGCCACACGCACTACCAGATGGCCGAACGCGTGGGGCGTGTGCTGGTGATCAACCCCGGCTCGGCCGGCGAGCCACGCGACCCGCGCAACGACTTCCAGCTCAGCTTTGCTATCCTCGATACGCAGACGGATGAAGTGCAGTTCGGCAACTTCGCCGACCCGACGCGCGCCGTCTCCGCCAGCTCCGATATCCATATGACTGCATGGCAGCCGCAGGGCGGCACGACGGGGTATGGGTACGACCAGGCCCCGAAGGCGGGGCACGATCCATGGAACGGTTCGCTGAACGTCTAG